The nucleotide window TTCATATCATTTCCACCCGCTTTAACAATTCGCGAGTATCCAAACATTGTAACAAGTCATCCTGCTAAAACTGCAATGACACATCCTATAAGATAAATCCCCACTGCTAATGGAACATTACCAGTATCAGTTGTCATCATAAAGGTTGCTAAAATCCCTGAAGGACCAAACATTGCATTTAAACCAAAAGTAACATGTCCTCACATGTACACTGCGCCAATAAATAAGCCACCAAAACCTGCTCCAATTGAACTAGTAACAAATGGACGAATTCGTGGTAAAGTTACCCCATAAATCATTGGTTCTCCAATGCCAAAAATTGCTGGAATTAAGGCCCCTTGAATTTGCCGACGCAATAAGCTGCCTTTTGCTGCCATAATTCATAAAGCAATCCCAGTACCAACTTGTGCCATTCCTGCCATTCCTAAAATTGGGAATAAACCATTAACTCCTGTTTGTTCAATTAAAATTCCGTAAATTGGAACAAATCCTTGGTGAATTCCAAAAGCAACTGCCATTAAGAAAATTGCGGCTAAAACAAAGGCACCAAAAGGATTAGTGTATAAATGAGCAAAGAATCATGCTACCGCTTGATATAAATAACCTGAAATAGGAATTAATAAAAAGATATTTAATAATAATAGGCCAAATAATACTAATGTTGGAGTGCCAATTGTATCTAACACTCCTGGCATAAATTTACGAACACCACGTTCCATTCATAAAGCAGCTGTTGCCGTTAATAAGGCCCCTAAAATATTTCCTGACGGATATCCAAATACTAATTTACCACTTGCATCTAATGCTGGACGAAAACCAACTGTTAACCAATTTGTTAGTGGATTAGTAATATTAATCCCTAAATAATTAACATGATTAGCATCACCAACAACTAGCATTGGAATTACACTACTTACAAAAACTGGAGAATAAATTGCTGCAGTCATTGCCCCTAAGACACCACTGCCTCCTCAAACTTCACAAGTTCGTCATCCAACAATAATGATAAAAGCATTTTTTCAAATTTCTAGAATTAAATTTAATGCCTTAAATCAAGATACGGCAGCAGCTGGAGCATGACTAGTGTCCATTGTTCCACCATATGCAGATTGCATAATCCCAGCAATCCCGGATAAAATCCCCGCCCCAATGAAACCAATAATCATTGGTGAAAAGATTTTTGAGAATTTAGTAAAAAAAGTTTGTACTCTATTTTGCTTTCCTTTCATTTCGCCTTTTACAGCTTGGGCTGCTTGTGCAGCACTAACAAATTCATCCGTACCACCATTTTCATTATACGCAGTTTTATCAACATTAACTAATTTTCCAAAAGCTTGTGTGACATTTGCAACAAAGCCTGGTCCCAACACAATTTGTAATTCTGTTGGTGATGGTCTTAAAACACCCATTACATTTGGTGTTGCTTTTAATTTTTCCAAATCTATCTCTGCTGTTGGTTTTAAATTAAGACGCAGTCTCGTTAAACAATTGGTATATGATACAACATTATCCGCTTTGACAATTTCAACAATATCTTTTGCTGTCTGTTTCGGATCTTTTGCCATTTCATTTTCCTCACTTTCAATAAACATATATCTATTTTTTTGCTACCTATGTATATGATAAAAGAAAGTGCAATAATTACAAGGTAAAATACTTAATCTGTAATTTCATCTCAAAATTTGGAAATTTTAAAATTTTGGTACTAATGTTTTTTCTAACATAACACGATAATACTCTAAATCAGTTGCTAACAAAGAAAAATAAATCATATCTAACGCAAATAATAATGCAAAGCG belongs to Spiroplasma melliferum and includes:
- a CDS encoding PTS system N-acetylmuramic acid-specific EIIBC component → MFIESEENEMAKDPKQTAKDIVEIVKADNVVSYTNCLTRLRLNLKPTAEIDLEKLKATPNVMGVLRPSPTELQIVLGPGFVANVTQAFGKLVNVDKTAYNENGGTDEFVSAAQAAQAVKGEMKGKQNRVQTFFTKFSKIFSPMIIGFIGAGILSGIAGIMQSAYGGTMDTSHAPAAAVSWFKALNLILEIWKNAFIIIVGWRTCEVWGGSGVLGAMTAAIYSPVFVSSVIPMLVVGDANHVNYLGINITNPLTNWLTVGFRPALDASGKLVFGYPSGNILGALLTATAALWMERGVRKFMPGVLDTIGTPTLVLFGLLLLNIFLLIPISGYLYQAVAWFFAHLYTNPFGAFVLAAIFLMAVAFGIHQGFVPIYGILIEQTGVNGLFPILGMAGMAQVGTGIALWIMAAKGSLLRRQIQGALIPAIFGIGEPMIYGVTLPRIRPFVTSSIGAGFGGLFIGAVYMWGHVTFGLNAMFGPSGILATFMMTTDTGNVPLAVGIYLIGCVIAVLAGWLVTMFGYSRIVKAGGNDMKELYQKNGKYKLYQKILWTLAFLTIIGIFIYWTVAYYKLPKAKRQKIAHVKVE